The Caldisericum sp. genome has a window encoding:
- a CDS encoding NTPase → MVKIFVTGLPGCGKTTLMKDIAKLLTDSGVDISGFITEEVREKGFRQGFTIEDLRTGEKLIFASVEQISNIKFGKYFLNIKNFEKIALNAFENAQIVIIDEIGKMEFYSRSFKYYLFKSLEKDINLIATLHRDLVKDFSRYEILALTRENYSDIKNHIIEKLAKSRII, encoded by the coding sequence ATGGTGAAAATTTTTGTAACGGGCCTTCCTGGTTGTGGTAAGACAACATTAATGAAGGATATCGCAAAACTCCTTACAGATTCAGGCGTAGATATATCTGGCTTTATAACTGAAGAAGTAAGGGAAAAGGGATTCAGGCAGGGCTTTACAATAGAGGATTTAAGAACAGGCGAAAAACTCATTTTTGCATCTGTTGAACAAATATCAAATATTAAATTTGGCAAATACTTCCTCAACATCAAGAACTTTGAGAAAATTGCGCTAAATGCCTTTGAAAATGCTCAAATTGTTATTATTGATGAGATTGGCAAAATGGAATTTTATTCAAGGAGTTTCAAATATTATCTTTTTAAAAGTCTCGAAAAAGATATAAACCTCATTGCAACGCTTCATCGAGACTTAGTAAAAGATTTTTCTCGTTACGAAATTTTGGCACTTACAAGAGAAAACTATTCTGACATAAAAAACCATATCATAGAAAAACTTGCAAAATCCAGGATTATTTAA